In Henningerozyma blattae CBS 6284 chromosome 7, complete genome, a single genomic region encodes these proteins:
- the ACB1 gene encoding long-chain fatty acid transporter ACB1 (similar to Saccharomyces cerevisiae ACB1 (YGR037C); ancestral locus Anc_4.181): protein MVSAEFEQKAAEAKNLPSSVSQDDMLALYALYKQATVGDNPAKDARPGVFNLKGRYKWDAWEKLRGMSQAEAEKKYIALVDELVAKYA, encoded by the coding sequence ATGGTCTCTGCTGAATTCGAACAAAAGGCTGCTGAAGCCAAGAATCTTCCATCCTCTGTTTCTCAAGATGATATGTTAGCATTATATGCTCTTTACAAACAAGCCACTGTGGGTGATAACCCAGCTAAAGATGCTAGACCAGGTGTATTCAATTTAAAGGGTCGTTACAAGTGGGATGCTTGGGAAAAGCTAAGAGGTATGTCTCAAGCTGAAGCTGAAAAGAAATACATTGCTTTGGTCGACGAGTTGGTTGCCAAGTACGCTTAA
- the CAX4 gene encoding dolichyldiphosphatase (similar to Saccharomyces cerevisiae CAX4 (YGR036C); ancestral locus Anc_4.179), translated as MNNITDLNPNIIPFDDTYILYDPSDLISFLSAYFSLLPILILTFYLSWFISTRELEACIMAAGQLANEIFNNIIKNIIKQPRPISFGDSFQNDTLRSGYGMPSAHSQFMGFLFIYISLKYTLSWKDLSVCKRKLGIVFFALLAFCVCSSRVYLMYHSIDQVFIGFCIGLCTGSSYYLLVGILREIGIINWVLSWWLARRLYIKDSYNLAPLSLREEYDAYLLRLTQYSAGSVDSKKVN; from the coding sequence ATGAACAACATTACGGATCTTaatccaaatattattccATTTGATGATACCTATATTCTTTATGATCCAAGTGACCTAATCTCTTTCTTGAGTGCttatttttcacttttgCCAATCTTAATATTAACGTTTTATTTATCATGGTTCATTTCTACAAGAGAGCTAGAAGCGTGCATTATGGCTGCAGGACAGTTAGCTAAtgaaatctttaataatattatcaaaaatataattaaacaGCCGCGTCCAATTTCATTCGGTGATTCCTTCCAAAATGATACTTTGCGTTCTGGCTATGGCATGCCAAGTGCTCATTCACAATTTATgggttttctttttatctatatttcattaaaatatacttTATCTTGGAAAGATTTAAGCGTATGTAAAAGGAAATTAGGCATAGTATTTTTTGCATTATTAGCATTCTGTGTTTGCTCATCAAGAGTTTATCTAATGTACCATTCCATTGATCAGGTATTTATCGGATTTTGTATCGGATTATGTACTGGTTCAAGCTACTATCTTTTAGTTGGGATTCTAAGAGAAATAGGGATAATTAATTGGGTTTTATCTTGGTGGTTAGCAAGAAGATTGTATATTAAAGACTCTTATAATTTAGCACCTTTATCTTTAAGAGAAGAGTATGATGCATATTTATTGAGGTTGACACAATATTCAGCAGGAAGTGTAGATTCTAAGAAGgtgaattaa
- the KAP95 gene encoding karyopherin beta (similar to Saccharomyces cerevisiae KAP95 (YLR347C); ancestral locus Anc_4.180) — MSTAEFVQVLENTILATDQNVRLTSETQLKKLSNDNFIQFAGMLSQVLVDSSIPIKDEARILAALTLKNELISKDSVKNNQFSLRWINNVDMNSKLQIKQNALMALVSNVTSARVSNAVAQLIAAIANIELPRNEWPELLKIMVDNTSSTQQENVKRASLLTLGYICEAADPQDQTLIASSNNILIAIVQGAQSTEPSKQVRLTALNALADSLLFIKNNMDREGERNYLMQVVCEATQTQDYDIQAASFGCLCKIMSLYYPLMKHYMEQALYALTISTMKSENDKVASMAVEFWSTICEEEIDIAFELTQFPESPLQSYNFALSSIRDVVPNLLQLLTRQNEDFEDDDWNVSMSAGSCLQLFAQNCGNNILEPVLEFVENNITSENWRNREAAVMSFGSILDGPAKDQKVYYVHQALPAILNLMDDSVIQVKETAAWCIGRIADLVIESIDSNTNLKGVIQACLKGLQDHPKVATNCSWIIINLIEQLADVENSDIFSYYSPIVDALLKVANRSDNEFNSRASAFTSLTTVVEYSNDTVAECSASISTFIMDKLGQTMNVNEETLSLEDKQSLQELQSSILTVLASVIRKSPQSVSSVSDMLMDLFLKLLNQQDSAYIEDDVFYAVSSLASSLGKDFEKYLDPFSAYLVKALNQVDSQVAITAVGFIADISNSLQEDFRKYASAFMNVLGQIITSSNSRKDLKPAVLSVFGDIASNITDDFIPYLNEVITLCVATQNDKPENGTLEALDYRIKVLEAVLDAYVGIVAGLSNNPQPLFPYVGTIFQFLSMVAEDPQLYGEDSTSRSAVGLIGDLATMYPDGSIKQFYQQNWVSEFMKKTRTNPIFSQSTKDTARWAREQQRAQLAL, encoded by the coding sequence ATGTCTACTGCTGAATTTGTTCAAGTGTTAGAAAACACCATTTTAGCCACTGACCAAAATGTACGTTTGACTTCTGAAACTCAATTAAAGAAACTATCCAATGATAACTTTATTCAATTTGCAGGAATGCTATCACAAGTCTTGGTTGATTCCTCTATACCAATCAAGGATGAAGCAAGAATATTAGCTGCTTTAACTTTGAAGAATGAATTGATCTCCAAGGATTCAGTAAAGAATAATCAATTTTCTTTACGTTGGATAAATAATGTCGATATGAATTCTAAACTtcaaattaaacaaaacgCTTTGATGGCTTTAGTCTCCAATGTTACTTCTGCAAGAGTCTCAAATGCGGTTGCTCAATTGATTGCAGCTATTGCCAACATCGAATTACCAAGAAATGAATGGCCAGAATTGTTAAAGATTATGGTCGATAATACTTCAAGTACCCAACAAGAAAATGTGAAAAGAGCCTCGTTATTGACCTTAGGTTATATATGTGAAGCTGCAGACCCACAAGATCAAACTTTAATTGCTTCttccaataatattttgattgcTATTGTTCAAGGTGCTCAATCCACTGAGCCATCAAAACAAGTTAGATTAACTGCTTTGAATGCATTGGCTGATTCTTTACTcttcattaaaaataatatggaTAGAGAAGgtgaaagaaattatttgatgcaAGTCGTTTGTGAAGCTACTCAAACTCAAGATTATGATATTCAAGCTGCTTCGTTCGGTTGTTTATGTAAAATCATGTCATTGTATTACCCTCTAATGAAACATTATATGGAACAAGCCTTGTATGCATTAACTATTTCCACAATGAAATCTGAAAACGATAAAGTTGCTTCGATGGCCGTGGAGTTTTGGTCCACCATTTGTGAAGAGGAAATCGATATTGCTTTTGAATTAACCCAATTCCCAGAATCCCCACTTCAAAGCTATAATTTCGCTTTATCATCAATCCGTGATGTGGTTCCAAAtctattacaattattaacGAGACaaaatgaagattttgaagatgatgattgGAATGTTTCTATGTCTGCAGGTTCATGTTTACAATTATTTGCTCAAAACTGTGGTAATAACATCTTAGAACCTGTCTTAGAATTtgtagaaaataatatcactTCTGAAAATTGGAGAAATAGAGAAGCTGCTGTAATGTCATTTGGTTCTATCTTGGATGGTCCAGCTAAAGATCAAAAAGTTTATTACGTTCATCAAGCTTTACCTgctattttaaatttaatggaCGATTCAGTTATCCAAGTTAAAGAAACAGCTGCTTGGTGTATTGGTAGAATCGCAGATCTAGTCATTGAATCTATTGATTCAAACACAAATCTAAAGGGAGTTATTCAAGCCTGTTTGAAAGGTTTACAAGACCATCCAAAAGTTGCAACAAATTGTTCTTGGATCATTATTAATCTAATTGAGCAATTAGCAGATGTAGAAAACTCCGATATCTTCTCTTATTATTCACCTATCGTGGAtgctttattaaaagttgCTAATAGATCTGATAACGAATTCAATTCAAGAGCTTCAGCTTTTACCTCTTTAACTACTGTGGTagaatattcaaatgataCAGTAGCTGAATGTTCTGCTTCTATCTCCACGTTTATCATGGATAAATTAGGTCAAACTATGAATGTCAATGAAGAAACTTTATCTTTAGAAGATAAGCAAAGTTTACAAGAATTACAATCAAGTATTTTAACAGTATTAGCCTCAGTTATTAGAAAATCTCCACAAAGTGTTAGTTCTGTCTCAGATATGCTAATGGATCTATTCTTAAAGTTGTTAAACCAACAAGATTCTGCTtatattgaagatgatgtCTTTTATGCAGTATCTTCCTTGGCTTCTTCCTTGGGTAAAGATTtcgaaaaatatttggatcCTTTCTCTGCTTATTTAGTAAAAGCTCTAAATCAAGTAGATTCTCAAGTGGCAATCACTGCTGTAGGTTTTATTGctgatatttcaaattctttacaAGAagattttagaaaatatgcTTCAGCTTTTATGAATGTTCTAGGTCAAATTATAAcatcatcaaattcaagaaaagatttaaaaccTGCTGTATTAAGTGTATTTGGTGATATTGCCTCAAACATTACAGATGATTTCATCccatatttaaatgaagtTATTACCTTATGTGTTGCTACTCAAAATGATAAACCAGAAAATGGTACTTTAGAAGCATTAGATTATAGAATTAAAGTTTTGGAAGCTGTTTTGGATGCATACGTTGGTATTGTTGCCGGTTTATCGAATAATCCACAACCTTTATTCCCTTACGTAGGTAcaattttccaatttctTTCAATGGTGGCTGAAGACCCACAATTATATGGTGAAGATTCTACTTCCAGATCTGCTGTAGGTTTAATTGGGGATTTAGCAACTATGTATCCAGATGGTTCTATTAAACAATTCTATCAACAGAATTGGGTATCTGAGTTTATGAAAAAGACTAGAACAAATCCTATCTTTTCCCAATCGACAAAGGATACTGCTAGATGGGCAAGAGAACAACAAAGAGCTCAATTAGCTTTATAA